A window of Opisthocomus hoazin isolate bOpiHoa1 chromosome 3, bOpiHoa1.hap1, whole genome shotgun sequence genomic DNA:
ATGAGCTGGGCGTGCTGTACCTGCTCTAAGAGTGGAGACTATTTCCATTTTAGCCATGTGTTGGCACATTCACATAATCCCATCTTGCCCCTCAGCTCTTGTAATTACATGGTTCGTTCGGGATAAGCCCCGAGGCTGTCGGCTTGAAGGGCAGGTAACAGCAGAGGCTGCTCGCAGCAGCATACTCACAGGGCAGGAGGAACAACACCAGCTGATCACCTCTCTGCCTGGCACCTTAGCGAGATGGAGCAGAAAGGCAGGAAGCACGTGAACTTACGAGCTGTGGTTCAGTGCTGCACTCATGGCCACCGAGGTGCAAGAGCAAACGGGTGACATTTGTCTGTTCTGTCAGCATACCGCAGCTGGCCATGTGTCAAGTCTGCATGCAGGCATGTAAATACGCTCTGAAATGTTTACTCAAACCTGCTGCAGGAAGCCCGAGGCAGAACagaattaaaccttttttttttttttttttttaaggcagcaTTCTAGTCATcaacctgttctttttttttgttcctgaattAAGGACTGGTGGGTTACTCATGCATGTAAGTGCTTGCTGGATTAAGGCTTTCACATTTTGATTGTTAAATAAAACTTGCAGGGAATGGAAAGGGGAGTAAAGACAGGAATGACAAAGATAGAGGAGGCAATTCAGGGAAAGAAGTAGTTCCATACTGACTCTTGGCATCAGATTTAACAGACACCTACCAAGAATGCTGTTCGCAAAAAACTCGTGCTGCTACTTGTGATTATTAGAAAAGTCAAGATGCTAAATACTTACCGTCAGAAGACATGAGTTCATCAATAATATCCCCACCGATATTTCCTGTGAAAGACGGGAGCATGTGTTTATGGAAGTCAACTCATATTCTCTGCATTAAAACACTGAATGGCAAAGTACAGTGTGGCTCACGTACAGCATAGGAGCTGTGGAGATAGCATGCCAcgtatatgtaaaatatattcaTCTTTCTATCTCCCAGTTTTTCCTGATACGTCTCTCCCACTGATCCCCGATAACCCTAGAGCCATGTAGAATATGAAGCTTATTTGGTGGCAGAGAAAGGTATTCTGCTCAAAAGAAGTTTGCTACTCAGAGCTGGCTCAGTGGCTTCACTAGGAGACGAACAAAGGCTTGTCACTTCCTCTGTGTAACTCATCAGTAACCTGGTCACAAAGAAGGGCTCAGGAAACTAATGAAACCATTTAAACAGCAACTACTGCTTCCTACCTGCGGGCTCCTCCATCTTTGCTATGTCGAACGAGTTTGGCTTGAGAAGACAGTTAACATCCAGGGGCAGCAAGCTCTGGTAGTCATTTGAGCTAGCTGTGGCTTGGGCAACATCTCCTGAAAGGCTGGGGTACAACACCGACTCCGGAAGGCTGGAGTATGGAGCTGCTGGGGTTGTACTGCTCTGCTGCGCGCCGCTGTCTACAAAGGCAGAAAGGCACGTTACAAAGTCTGTTACGGTAAAAGGAAACACAGAACGCCTGCACCCGGCTTTGTCTTTTGAGGAGAACACGACCCATGTCTGGGATGAGGTGAGAGGAGTCTCCCCCTCCCAAAGTCACAGGCACAATTTGATCAGGACCCCTCAGAAATGCAGTCTCTAACACTGACACCATTTTCTTAAATCTTTTCCTCTTACCCTACTATTattatgaaaaaaacccctgataTTCAGGCAGTCTCTCACTGTGGCTACGTGGAAGAAGGTAAGTGACCTTGTGGCACAAAAGCTGGAACTGGTGCCTGTATTATCTGTCTCATTAAAAGGTACATGTTCAAATCACGTTCTCCGTCAGAGGCTGGCAGTTTCGTTCCATACTGCATTCCGGAGAAGCAACTCAGAATAATTAACAGGACCACATCCAAAACCTGATAAGCTACGAGGGAAGAATCTGTTTTACCACACAGAAGAGGAAGATGTTTTTCTGTAACCTCTTGAGAGCTGTTAGTAAGCCCTTGGGGTAGTTTAACAGACAGCTGCTATGCTATGCAAATTCTTGATCTCTCCTTTATCTACCACCTTTTCTAACAGCTTCTGCTTTCCCTCCAGTTCCCCTCCTCGCCCACCCACCTGAGGTAGGAAAAACCCTGGTCCCACCTGATGGCGTGTCCGCAACTGATGTCTGCGGTAACTCTTGTCCTGGGTTCAGATCACGCTCTTCTGGTGGATTttgaggagctgcagcaggtTTCAGGGGAGTTGCTGGAGCTGCAGGTTGGGATGGGGGCTGTGCAAGGTCATCGGGCGGGGGAACTGGAAACACCATGGGCTTGGAGGAGCTTGACTCTTTATTTATAAGCAGCACATGGATAGGTCCTGAACTACTTTTAAGATTGATCTGGTATTTCTTCTGTCCATTCTGTCCCTGTAAAGGTGGTATATTACCAAAGTTACTGTTCCTTGAGAACTTGGAACTTTATAAAATGTGACAGTAACTGCACAGAGTTATTTCCCACAGAAGTTAATGAAGATGTTTGATCAGAATTCTCAAACTGAGGCACTTTTTACCTCTCAGAAGATAAATACAGTGCTCTTCTAATTACATCACTACAAAGAGCTGATAATTTGCACAAACTTAACAAATCAtacccagggaaaaaaatatttaatacacaAGAtctaataaaaacaaaccaaccagatTACAAACCTGTAATGTATTGACCTGGCCAGAACACAGTTACAGAGGACATAAATATACAATTAGTCGGAGTGCTCAACTAAATCTTGAATTCAAGTTACATGAGACTTAGAGCAGGGCTACACCTTATCAATAACAACGATAAATAGTTTCTGTACATTTCCGTTTCTTCCTTTCAAACAGAGCTTCAGAACGATCCTGGTTGGGACCAAGCAACCTAAACCAGTTGGATATCTCACCCAGACTGAGTGAAAACAGGATCATGTGTCAGTGGAAACAATTCCTTAGCTGATTTGCCAGGCCGCCTTTTGGCAAGTTACTTCAGCAATACGGCCAGGCCTAGCTTCCTCTAGCAGTGTCTCAACGAGACCATTGACTCTGCAGTGGCTAATCCAGCAAACAGGTTTTCAGCAAATATGTTCTAGAAAAAATGAGGATGAGAAAAGCAGGAAGAGAGCCTCGGGGAAGGGGAACCGAAGCAAAAACATCCAATTTGAACTTGGTGATGAAGACTAAGACCGGCTGTTTTAGTCCTCAGCAAAAAGCCAGAAAAACCTCCCCCAACATCACAGCTGCTAACTTTGGTCCCACAGAGAACCTTACCATTGCCTGAACTGATTTCAGCAGGGACGGACAAAGATAGTACCACTGAGTAGCTTCATGGTTCTAGCTTTGGATGCTCTTACGATATCAGACTGTGCTTAGCCTCACTAAAAATAGCTTGTGAAACTTCTCAGGTGAATTTCAGCCTTCTACAAGCATAGTGGCTAGCATGCTTCACACAATGCTCTCTGCCAACTACGTAAACCCCATTTAAAACAgcactgcaacaaaaaaaaaaattaaagatggaCAGAGGTATGTAATGTGGCCTCCTACTTTAATCTTGCCCATTCTTAAATGGGCCTTTTGGCTAAAGCTAGACTGCAGTCTGTTTCTCTACCCAGTCTAGCACCATGAGACTAAACATAAACTAAACCTACAACTAAACCTACAACTAAATCTAAAAGGCTTTTTCATAAGAGATCCATTTTAACAATACAAAAGAGGAATTTAACACATAAAAGTCATAGCTAGTAAGTTCTCAAGGGAATTCATGACAATTATGCCTCATTTGGAAAGTTCTAACATTTAAAggcaggagagaagaggagagggcaAAGAAACCCACTATTATATCTTGTTTTTAATAGAAGACAGAGTTAACATTAGTCTATCTAGGTGTACAAACCCACTTTTCCCCACCCAGCCTCTCCCTTCTCAACTGAAACCATCttaattatttcccccccccgcctcttgCACACAGATAAACCCTCCGCTCTAATGTAGCTCTTCTTTTCCACTGTCCCTCTAGAACACTTTAGGTAAACAAGAAACCAGTACATACCATTTCGGGTATAGGTACTTCTAACTGTGTACCACAAGGTGCTTGAATTGCTAGAAGTGTGTCTCCTGGTTAAATAGCAATTTTTAAGAAAGTGTTAAGTGTGCACATTTTTCTTAAGTCTTGCATGGTATCCACTCAAATGAGATATGGTAATTCTCTAAGGTCACTTCAAATACTGCATAATTCTAGCATAAATAAACTTGTGGTGGGACTTGCCCTATAAGATCCAAGTATATCCTACAATATAAATCACAGAATTCCAATACTTAGACCATAGTTGCAAGAACTTTTCTCGTAGCAGTACATGATTTACCACGTCCTTTACCTGTTTGTTACTGTCCCCAGAACTCCTAGTTGTGTATGTAATCAGGTGAAAATACTTAACTAGTTTCTTTTTCAGCTAAACCAGCTCTCTGGTCCAGCTCACTTTATGGCTTTGAAGAACGGTGGTAGTACAGAGAGAtttaacagaaggaagaaaaggacttAATGATTCTCTTCAGTGCCAGCGCTTTCCAGTGTCTAAGCTCATAGCTTCTGTAGCACGTACAACTGGGATGTTAACAGCTGGCTATCAAACTCACCTGTGGCTTACTATGCACACTAAAATGTGTTGGTTAAAGTCAGGAGATCACAGTTACATCAACAGCACTGGCACAACCTGACTTACACTGCAGGCTCCTCACCTACCTGCACATCGTTTCCCCTTCCTCCGTAACTTGGAATAATGCTTGTCTTTCCCTGCCTTCTAAGAGATACTTACATGAAGTACTACGTGATTGGCGTACTAGGTGCCCCACATTTTGTAATGAATAATTCTTTTTAGTAATAGCTCATTTTGTTAAACTCCACATGTCTAATCATGCTTTTTTATTCAAAAACAAACCCAGCCTTCCTTGTGGCAAAGAAGAGCAGGTTCCAAGCCTAGCTGGAGGCTGATCTTCCCTTGGGTGCCCCACAATCACTAGAGGATGTCAAGAGAAGTAACTTCTGCCAGCAATTCTTGGCAATTTCTTCAAACCTCCTGTACAGAAGGAATTCTTCTGATTTAGTAGCAATGCCCCATCACTGAACTTCAGCTGGCTCCATTTATATAGCATCATCAGGAGCTCCCTCTGGCCACAGCTGCCACCAGAGAATGTTACGAAACTTGGACCTGCCTGGTCTTTCTGGTGGGTTGGACCAGCATGTTCTGTGCCTGGTTCCATTAACAGCCTCAGGCAAACTGCTGCAAAGTATGAATACAGAGAAAGACATCCAAAACCTGTACTCCAAAAACAGCTGAGCTTCCATTCCATACAACCTGCGACCACAAACAGAAAATGCCAGAACTTGCTAGTCATGAACATTATGAGAGACATCTGCTCAGTACAGATCACTACTGAATACTTCTAAATCCAAAATACTTGCAGGGAAAACGCAGGTTAGTTAGCAAGTTAGTTTTCAAGAGGAAGATAAGGAAATCCCTCACTTTAAGAAATACAGCCTAGCAGAAATACAGCCTAGCAGCAACTTACCATTGAAGCAGTTGCAGATATCTTCATGGGTGACATATGAAAACGTAACTGATGTCAAGGAACATTTTTCTTAAAGCAACACAAAACTGGTATTTGCTGGCCCTTAAAAGCAGTTTGTTCAAACTGAGCCTAAACTATAAACTTATTGCTGTTACTCAGAGGCGTAACCAAGGTATGATTTTTGGCTTTCAGAATGGCTAGATGCAGATAGTAGAGTTCTgtctcttaaagaaaaaaaaaatctgtatctgtgaagaaaatataaagagaaaaaagttgTGTAGCTTGGATGAGAGAAGATTCTTCTAAAAAAAGAGAACATGTAAAATCTTGTTTTGAAGAATACCATTTACCTCACTAACTTGACACTACAGAGTTGAAGTACGTATCAAGCCTTCCCAGAATCACACAAAAGTACTGCCAGAGGGGACTTGAGAGTTTATCTGCTGTCCTGTTTCCCCGCCTCAAGGTAGGATCAACTGTCAAGACATTCCAGACAGACACCTGCCTCCCCTCTTCTGGAAAACCCCCAGTGATGGatattccaccacctccctgggtggTCAGTTCCAGCACTAACTCTCCCAAAGGAAAGTTTCTCCTAAGGTCTAACTTCAATCTCCTTTCTACAAAATCAATTTTACAGAACAGCTTCTGTAGAGCAACTGCAAGCAATATTTAAGTACTTATCACTGGTGCTATAGATAAGAAGGGCACTTTTCTGCTCCAAATCTCAGGTGTCTATTTTGCTCATAATCTTGCAAGACAGCTAAACACACAGTTACAAGCAATGTAGCCAGAACTCTCTGCTCATGGGGTATTTACACACAGGATATTTTTCCAGTTCCAAACCCACCAACCTCCTGGACTTCGTCAAATCAATTTATCTCTGGGTGATAGCTTAATCTTTTTCAAGAGAAAGAAGCAACCCAAAGAGAGATTCATGTAAAGCACTGCTAAGAAAGTATAAATTCAAGCACTGGAGAGCAATACAATTCATTTAAAATAAGACACCAGGATTATACCATGGACTTAAAAATTACTgccatatacacatatatatatatgtgcgaaattattttcagtttaccAATCATGCAGTCACAGTGGTTAAAAAGTCATGTAAATAAGAttaatattttcctcctttttgaatcaaaaccagaaaaaaaaaaattgcctttgctTGATTCTGGATAAAATAGATGACATTATGCTTTACCAACTACCTACACTTTAACTGTTGCTTTAATTCTAGTTCCAAGATGCACACAATTCATGTAAAAGGATATTGGTGGTTTGTAGAATCATCCATTACATTCTTGATACTTTGCTGAAGCCACAGTTTCTGCTGAtccaattctttttcttttagctcTAGGTCTTCAATTTCAGCTTCCAGATACCTCAGCCTGTCTATGACTTCTTTTGTATTGCAGCCAGCACCTACTCCTCTTAAAAAGGCATAAGGGTTCATGAAACCACAAGAAGTGAAAATCTGAAGCAAACACGCAAAGATAATTTCTTAACACTACTTTCGACATTTTGAAAATCTACTAATATTCAATATGAAGGAAATGAGTGTTTACTCTCCCAGCAGTACTTTAACAGAACAATTAAAATTCTTCAAATCAAATTCAAAATTCCCATTTACCTATGTTCTTTTGGAATTTAGCTTCTTCTGCATTGGAACTGGTTTGCAggctctttctccctcccctctaaCTCTTAGCTTGAGCTTTCACCTTCAGTGACCCAAGAGCAAATAGGCACGGCCTACAGGCAGGTAGGTAGGTGGAGACACCGTGTCCCAATACCCCTCCCAGGTTCATCTACAAGTAAATTTTTCAACTACAAGTGCTAGTTATAAAGTAGCAGTACAAGTTTTCCGAGTTTCTCTCCTGTATGCTTTAAACCTGATTTTATATATCAAAGACGGAAGTTACAAGGAAGACAAAGTTCGTTTGCAACTTTACTGTGATTCTAATTTGCTCACTGATGAGTGTAACATTAATTTTATGGTGTCATAACTAGTcaggagaagtggaaagaggCAATTTTTGTTGCTCCTGAGCATGTGAGAATTTGCAGAATTGACACGGCTTACTTCCACTGAATGCTGTTTTTTGACTTCTTCTCAATGAGATCAATCCCCTCCAAAACGTTGGTGATATCATAGatcctcctcttctgcctcacaGCAAGGGTATCAGCAGCCTGTCAAGAGAAGAACTGGTATCAGCAACTTGCATGCTGAGGGCAAAAGATAGGTAAGCCCTTCTCTTGGAAAAGTGCCAGCTAATGTCATTTGGAAGGGTGAAGGTTCAGCTCTTCAAGAGCCAGACGCTCAATCACAAGTTCGGTAGCTCAGCAGCCGCATGCAGTGCTACAAAGCCTGCCGAGAGGAGTCACCCCTTTGACAGCCAGCAGGCCCACCCTCGTCAGAAAGCAGAGTTCACGAGCGTTGCAAAGACCGCATTTGGTATTTAGAGCACATGCTATTCGACTGCACGGAGGAGCCTGCAATGCTCTTTTTGGAAGGTAGGAGAAAGCAGGGAAGGCAGACAGCAATGACGCGTGCAGTTTATCACCCCTTCCGCTGACACCTGAGGTACTGCAGTCTTTGTTTGGATTCAGCTGTAACAGGATACGAAATGACAGGGCTGTAATTTCACGAAGCGGCTGAAGGAGAGCTGCAGTGCTTCAAACCAATGTTGCACTGTGCGAATCTACCTCGCAGCGTACCTGGGCTCGCTCAGTCTGTCACACCGAGTACCAAGAGCCGTTTCACAGCCACCGGGACCCTGGTACAGCTCACAGGGGTGCTTGCTGCTGTCACGCTATCACTTTTACGTTACAGCGAGCAAGGCCGTGTGTCTGCGTGCTGTCACAGCTGTCAGGCAGAGGAAACAGTCTGCTTCGTGCCATCATTCTCTCCACGGTGATTTCTATGTACCTGATACAAAAACTTCACATAAAATAAGCAAACTTGAGCTAGTCATGCCTTCCAGACCCTCATCTCTGACGCTGTAAAGCTGCCCAAGTTCAAAGAATATTAGCTAAAATgagagaaagcaaagagaagttTGACTCTAACTACTCAGGACTCTCAGATACAATGATTAGAAGGGATTTCATGTATtaaacagattaaaagaaaaaagaagaaaaacaaagagaaggatAGCTGCCAAAGACTTCTGCATCCCAAATTTGAACTAACGCGTAAAGCCAACTAATTTCCACTGTAGGCAAATTatgatttatttcagtttgtCCCACAATCTATCAAATTAATGCTTTTAGTAAAGTAGCCTATATGAAGAGTACAACCTGAGGCAACCACAAATAGGAAGGAAAACCAAATCCATTTTACAGCAACCACGTAACTccttttacagtattttctgaaCCGTAAACAAATCCACTAATCTTCCAAAGAAATGACACTTTCCGATTAGCAAGTTAATTAGTAGGACTTAGTAGTCCAATTCATACTGGTGAATGTTTTCCTAGTGAAgtaaaattacaggaaaaaatgtatGAAGAACGGAGATTTAAAAAACCGCTCTTGTAGCCATGAAGGATAAATACTGCTCTTTCTCCTTGACAGTGACGTACCTACCACACAGTGTTTCTACTGATACCGTTACCAACATTTATCTTTTGCATGGTCTTCTGTAGCAGTCTATTAAAATCTTTTCCTAtctaacaaaacaaaatgcatacAAATACATATAAAGCACACACTTTAGTTCTCTCTAAGGAAACAGGCTCTTCAATCACTTGTATCAGCAGGTATGTGCCTGCTGTCTTAACCTGCTATTTTTGCTGCATGCATACGCCCTGCTTACGACGACTGCAGGAGAAGCCTTCAAAATCTAGGAAGTGACAAAATTGATGCCACCTGCACAACAGTCAACACCCTGTGGATCTCACGGTCTTCAGAGGCACAATTTCTATAAGCTCTCTGCATTATTCAGTGCCAGGAATGGACAGCACACACTTAATCTACTGCTATTCTGATTAATTACTTCCTACTTTTCTCCCGTTGCTCAACATGGGGACCTAGGACTTAGTCTACTGCTCACAGTTTGAACGATGAAGAAACTGCTCTGGAGACAGATTTCACTACCTCATAATATTTTCCAAAATGCCTGGCTGTACAATATATAAATGCTTTACTAATCTTCATGGATTTTCAAGCCAAAGtttaagattaaaaacaaaaaaaaaatcactaatgaGTGTCCAGCTTCAGTTGTTTCAAAGTTTGAGTGGTCTCAGTACTCTAAGTTCTATCACATTTCGTATGCCCGAAGCAGAGGTCCCATTAACATCAGCAGCAGAGATTCACTACTGCAGCAAAACAGGCCCCAGAACCCCAGGTTAGGGACTGAGAAAATGAAGGACACAGTCACATACATATTTGGCTTGACCAGCACTGAATATAATTCAATCACAGCTACAAAGTTAACTACTTAGAACAAGAACTTCAACAGTGAAATCAAACCAGGGCCAGTGTGGAAAGTTTAATCCAGACACTCGCTAACTTTCTGGTGCTGGTCTTATAAGCTAACTATCTTCTCAAAATTTTATGGGATGTTTCACAGgtattttaaaacacaattgAAAAGTTCCTCCCCAACACTCCAGCAGTTCCCAATGTAACACCTTCTAGTAGGCACGTGGATCAGAAATTCCGTTCAAGCATTCAGTTCCTCCACACATACCACGCACTAATGACTTCAATAATTAAAAAAGCCTCCTGAGACTTTTAAACAAATCTCCTGTTGtcaaaaacacttttaaaactcATGATTTCTCAGCCTATATCAAATGGTTGAAGCAGATCcaggcagcagaagaaaagcacaTCTACCACAATGGCCCTGCTAGGACGGCTGGAAGTAGCTTACACGTTCCTTCCTCTGAATCATTTGTATCTGGAGTTCCTTCGTAAAATCTTTTTAATGTAAGGCTGCTGCACTCTAGCCATTCCTTCTAGGATTTCTTCATACTTTGAATACGTACGTATCCAAGACAAGCACTATATCGGTGTCTCATAGACATCTTctgaactggaagaaaaacaCCTAAACACAGGGCTTTGGTTTTGCGTGTATCCAGATTGTGCAACTTCTGGAATACAGAAATGCACTGTTCAGCAGTTTCAGTTGCAGGcatgcgcgcgcacacacacaaacCTGCCCCAAAATAAAAACAGGACAACCAGAAAAAGGACAATTGAGAGTTTAGATGCATTCTCACGCaacttcttctttgctgcctagGAGCTGGACAAAAGGCAGCTGGAATTACAGCTGCACGTTTGCTGCGTTAGCGCTGAGGAGCAGAGGAATTCGCTAGAGCACCGTGGCAGAGTCAGAACCAAGACGCTTAACAAAGCAGAAGGGCCAGCAACGCCTGCTTGCTCTCCTCATGCCACAGGGAAGCAGTCCTGCATCTTCCAGACTGTGCCCGTAGCAGATGACAACGCCTTCTCCCCAGGAGGACTGTCAACACTTCGGCGGGAGTTTTAAACTGAACAGTGTGCTTGGCAACCTGTATGCAAAAGTACTGAGTATCACTGTATGCATAAAGGTTAAGGGAATGTAAAACGTAATAGAcacactttttcttcttctgtggaaTAAAGCAAGTGTTAAGGCAGTTATTTGCTCCTGATCAATACATTTCTAAAGGTAGCAGCAAACAAGTAGATTTCAGAGTACCTGATGTTTAGCACTGATTATCAGAAACACTACTTCACTTTGAGTACAGCAGGGATGGCATTCTACTAGAAACCAAGCCCCTTTCAGAAATCAAGGTAGAAGCAATTGTATGCTACTGAAAAGAGAGAATACGCGATGTTTTGGGAGTCATTTCAGGTGGCTTATCCCTTATTCACAcaacttgctctttttctctcttccctgcaTTTTTGTTCTTTCCCTTCCATCTCACCCCTTACTGTTTTAAGCTTACTTCCGTAACTAGATTTGTTTATGCAGGGTTTGTCTGATTTTAAAGCAAGCACTGCAGAATTCAAATTCCAAGTAGAGAAAATCCTCACTTCCACTCCCACGGACTGTCAGATGTTAGAAGAGAAGCGTCCAGCGCTAAAACACCTCCAAAAACAGTTCAGCATCCAGAACTCACAGGGCTCCCTAACAGTGCCCCACACTGATGATGTATTGCTACTGCTTCATGATGGGTCAGCACACATGTCCCAAAGTATCCTCTTACAGACCGCTTAACTATAATTATAGATGTATCAAAAAGTCACCAGGAAATGTCCTGTACAACTGCTTTTCACTCTCAACTGCTAAATCGCAAAGCCAGAAGTACGCTTGATGTTTCCAAATTGTGTTTTCTTCATAGTACACTGCTGGTTTTGCTACAGAAATACTGGTCAGCAGGACAACATCAGATGGTCAATACCTGCCAGGAGGGAgacatctggagatgttcactgCATGAATCACTTCTTGAAACGCTCTGT
This region includes:
- the E2F5 gene encoding transcription factor E2F5; the encoded protein is MAAAAEAAGGGSSRHEKSLGLLTTKFVSLLQEAKDGVLDLKAAADTLAVRQKRRIYDITNVLEGIDLIEKKSKNSIQWKGVGAGCNTKEVIDRLRYLEAEIEDLELKEKELDQQKLWLQQSIKNVMDDSTNHQFSYVTHEDICNCFNGDTLLAIQAPCGTQLEVPIPEMGQNGQKKYQINLKSSSGPIHVLLINKESSSSKPMVFPVPPPDDLAQPPSQPAAPATPLKPAAAPQNPPEERDLNPGQELPQTSVADTPSDSGAQQSSTTPAAPYSSLPESVLYPSLSGDVAQATASSNDYQSLLPLDVNCLLKPNSFDIAKMEEPAGNIGGDIIDELMSSDVFPLLRLSPTPGDDYNFNLDDNEGVCDLFDVQILNY